In Xenopus laevis strain J_2021 chromosome 2S, Xenopus_laevis_v10.1, whole genome shotgun sequence, a genomic segment contains:
- the tff3.2.S gene encoding trefoil factor 3, gene 2 S homeolog precursor, producing the protein MDYKLVCLLALILTVGITSAHVELTAAQCEIEPKSRINCGPPGISQTECNNKGCCFNSRISGVIWCFYPKPEEDCFF; encoded by the exons ATGGATTACAAACTGGTTTGTTTGTTGGCTCTGATCTTGACAGTCGGAATCACCAGTGCACACGTTGAGCTTA CTGCTGCTCAATGCGAAATTGAACCTAAATCACGGATTAACTGCGGCCCCCCTGGCATATCCCAGACGGAGTGCAACAATAAAGGCTGCTGCTTTAACTCCAGAATTTCAGGTGTCATCTGGTGCTTTTATCCCAAGCCGGAAGAAG attgtttcttttaa